A genomic segment from Ptychodera flava strain L36383 chromosome 19, AS_Pfla_20210202, whole genome shotgun sequence encodes:
- the LOC139119468 gene encoding uncharacterized protein: MTTRPTRPFTVYRASWLFDWYDRDQSDKQNERRKSVVDGTSISSPYVDVTAGITQHGMDPFSADDVAISDISTMKDMTVDSKSSSLGEIIKDFASSTTAHGVSLIVSSNDWKGKLTWSLIVCAALIAFTTQTLLLVLQYIEFNVNTKVELVSDSIRPFPAVTLCNTNKLRRSAVLESEYRELLIVDSQLVFPHYGPCSEEDFQCGSGTYCVRKYLVCDGINHCLDMSDERNCTYGQCGNGQFKCGSGSQWGFCIDDDYACDGKEDCYEGEDEYNCDCSGNEFQCEYSKRCISVKYTCDGVMDCPDGSDELTAICESGKTNVALGKQTIQSRTGLYESEKAVDGYTEGYHMLKSCSATEDEYEPWWTVDLGDSYKIHEVIVYLQEHNDFNYGEFNKNGGDVIVGYGSGRDVVGDQCGTGISYLLGPKITFKCGPSIGRNVLVIVVGVDDKLLLCEVQVLASELWVINAALGMRAEQSSEYPNAPARLAVDGIKNTNFWFWSCSQTDIEFEPWWRVDLGKNYTVYRVTIANRQDCCSERLASAVVSVGAESLDVVTVAGAENGTTICGVITYKHIVNSSAIITVTCKSPLIGRYVSIQLVNQTEYLNLCEVEVYGIPFIDELPNVALMKPAEQVSMSSKGVPSRAVDGNLDTDYVVGQSCIHTRLENEPWWRVDLLKEHRVYRVVFINRGDCCKERSDGVVFRVGSSLEIKKNPKCGGPLGMHDLVWTVNHIDCLIPLIGRYVTVQLENRIQWMNFCELEVKAEEYIDHEARNVDVNSLPLFEKISQRRLVGATSIDIPLMSVNQCSYECLTTRDIRCLSFNYKPGNITCSLLVSSRLGDSGTDLLTDSDYDHYEVLIDGLTDFLNNGTSCPEGYFQCESGECLHNYRVCDIIPQCVDGSDERNCSRAYEKDRVFMPSSPWFKQFHNITTDHYAYEKFLSEYRPSHEYHAVKGEDPPDWIGFKSYSLSPEYGTFNEILKVGKDRISELGHQSRDFILKCSYHGTRCNASDFHTFQDEKYGNCFTFNNNGDRFVRNPGAKDGLLLTLFTEQEEYTAVYGKDSGVRVIIAPADLAPLPQLNGFTITPGSVTSIAIRENQLTRMYPPWGNCTYGETEDLFKVEGFQNKYSVQACESACVLNAMERYCGCTDSIHRNARVCKLLDEDEDRCKNLIHFFSRNNMLPCDCRQPCHERQFSLTMSQSLWPSDVFLTHLLQSVHNENSKTRNINDGVSARSNFVQLEIYLERLSYEVTSEYKAYTWEDLLSDIGGTLGLYIGLSIITVCEFIKFVADLCRHWSTSGDRNAMPKHAIDG, from the exons AAAATCTGTGGTCGATGGAACCAGTATATCCTCACCGTACGTCGATGTAACCGCCGGGATTACTCAGCATGGAATGGATCCATTCAGCGCAGATGATGTCGCAATATCAGACATTTCTACCATGAAGGATATGACAGTTGACTCGAAATCTTCAAGCCTTGGTGAGATTATCAAGGACTTTGCGTCATCTACGACTGCGCATGGAGTCTCACTTATCGTTAGTTCAAACGATTGGAAGGGGAAACTGACCTGGTCTTTGATCGTTTGCGCTGCTCTCATTGCATTCACAACGCAAACTCTGTTGCTTGTATTGCAGTATATCGAGTTCAATGTGAACACAAAG GTTGAACTGGTGAGTGACAGTATACGACCCTTCCCTGCAGTCACTCTGTGCAATACAAACAAACTAAGACGATCAGCTGTACTTGAATCTGAATACAGAGAACTGCTCATAGTTGACAGCCAATTAGTGTTTCCACACTATG GTCCGTGTTCTGAAGAGGACTTCCAATGCGGCAGTGGTACATATTGCGTCAGGAAGTATCTTGTCTGTGACGGTATCAATCATTGTCTAGACATGAGCGACGAACGCAATTGTACTTATG GTCAATGTGGTAATGGTCAATTCAAGTGTGGAAGTGGCAGTCAATGGGGATTTTGCATCGATGATGACTACGCTTGTGATGGTAAAGAAGACTGTTATGAAGGAGAAGACGAATACAATTGTG ATTGTTCAGGAAATGAGTTCCAATGCGAATACTCGAAGCGATGTATTTCAGTGAAGTATACGTGTGATGGCGTCATGGACTGCCCTGATGGAAGTGATGAATTGACTGCTATTTGTG AGTCAGGTAAAACCAACGTCGCCCTTGGTAAGCAAACGATTCAAAGCAGAACCGGACTTTATGAATCTGAAAAAGCCGTGGATGGATACACAGAGGGGTACCATATGCTGAAGAGTTGTTCGGCAACTGAGGATGAGTATGAACCCTGGTGGACAGTCGACCTCGGCGATTCCTACAAAATCCATGAAGTCATAGTTTACCTGCAGGAACATAATGATTTTAATTACGGAG AGTTCAATAAGAATGGAGGCGATGTGATCGTGGGATATGGAAGTGGAAGAGATGTAGTTGGTGATCAGTGTGGTACTGGAATTTCTTACCTTCTTGGTCCAAAGATTACGTTCAAGTGTGGGCCATCAATTGGTCGCAACGTGCTTGTCATCGTCGTTGGAGTCGACGACAAGTTACTGCTGTGCGAGGTGCAGGTCCTAGCTTCAG AATTATGGGTCATAAATGCAGCCCTTGGAATGAGAGCAGAACAGAGCAGCGAATATCCAAATGCTCCAGCCAGACTCGCTGTTGACGGTATCAAGAATACCAACTTCTGGTTTTGGAGTTGttcacagacagacatagagtTTGAACCATGGTGGAGAGTTGATCTAGGGAAAAACTACACCGTGTATCGTGTTACTATCGCTAACAGGCAGGATTGCTGCA GTGAAAGGCTCGCTTCGGCCGTTGTCTCAGTTGGAGCGGAGTCCCTCGATGTAGTGACTGTGGCTGGAGCAGAGAATGGAACAACTATCTGTGGAGTCATAACATATAAACACATTGTGAACAGCAGCGCAATCATTACCGTGACTTGTAAGTCGCCGCTGATTGGACGTTACGTCAGCATACAACTTGTCAATCAAACCGAATACTTGAATCTCTGCGAGGTCGAAGTGTACGGAATAC CATTTATAGACGAACTACCGAACGTGGCATTGATGAAGCCAGCTGAACAAGTGAGCATGAGCAGTAAAGGTGTACCATCCAGGGCCGTGGACGGAAACCTTGACACCGATTATGTAGTCGGTCAAAGCTGTATACACACTAGATTGGAAAATGAACCATGGTGGAGGGTGGATTTACTGAAAGAGCACCGAGTTTACAGAGTGGTGTTTATAAACCGGGGCGATTGCTGCA AGGAACGAAGTGATGGTGTTGTGTTCAGAGTGGGGTCAAGTTTGGAAATCAAGAAAAATCCCAAATGTGGGGGACCGTTAGGAATGCACGACCTCGTATGGACTGTAAACCACATCGACTGCCTCATACCGCTGATTGGCAGATATGTAACCGTACAACTAGAAAACAGGATTCAGTGGATGAATTTTTGTGAGCTTGAAGTCAAAGCAGAAG AATACATAGACCACGAAGCGCGCAATGTCGACGTCAATTCATTGCCACTATTTGAGAAAATAAGTCAGAGAAGACTAGTTGGTGCTACATCCATTGATATACCCTTGATGTCCGTCAATCAGTGTAGTTACGAGTGCCTAACGACCAGGGATATACGCTGTCTATCATTTAATTACAAACCAGGAAACATAACATGTTCGTTGTTGGTGTCCAGCAGGCTTGGAGACAGTGGCACGGATTTACTGACAGACTCAGACTACGACCATTACGAAGTTCTGATTGATGGAC TTACTGATTTCTTGAATAATGGTACGTCCTGCCCAGAAGGTTACTTCCAGTGTGAATCAGGCGAATGTCTGCATAATTATCGAGTATGTGACATCATTCCACAATGTGTTGACGGAAGCGATGAAAGAAACTGCTCTCGGG CCTATGAAAAAGATCGTGTTTTCATGCCATCATCACCTTGGTTCAAACAATTCCATAACATCACTACGGATCATTACGCCTATGAAAAGTTCCTTTCGGAATATCGTCCGAGTCACGAGTACCACGCTGTGAAGGGCGAAGATCCGCCTGATTGGATAGGATTTAAGTCTTACAGTTTGTCTCCGGAATACGGTACcttcaatgaaatattaaaagttggcaAGGACAGAATCAGTGAGCTGGGACACCAGAGCCGTGACTTCATCTTGAAGTGTTCTTATCATGGCACAAGATGCAATGCAAG CGATTTCCACACATTCCAAGATGAAAAATACGGAAACTGCTTTACATTTAACAATAACGGGGACAGATTTGTGAGAAATCCAGGCGCTAAGGACG GTTTACTATTGACACTGTTCACGGAGCAGGAGGAATACACCGCTGTGTACGGAAAAGATTCTGGTGTACGAGTGATCATCGCACCCGCTGACTTAGCTCCATTACCACAACTGAACGGTTTTACAATCACGCCGGGTTCAGTGACGTCGATTGCTATAAGAGAG AATCAACTCACTAGAATGTATCCACCCTGGGGCAACTGTACCTATGGTGAAACAGAAGACCTCTTCAAAGTTGAaggatttcaaaataaatattctgtTCAG GCGTGTGAAAGCGCATGCGTACTGAATGCCATGGAGCGATACTGCGGTTGCACGGATTCTATCCACAGAAATGCCAGGGTCTGTAAACTCCTAGACGAAGATGAAG ATCGATGTAAAAACCTGATACACTTCTTCTCAAGAAACAACATGTTGCCGTGTGATTGTCGACAGCCTTGTCA CGAAAGGCAGTTTTCTCTGACGATGTCTCAGTCGCTGTGGCCTTCAGATGTGTTCTTG ACACATCTTCTACAAAGTGTACacaatgaaaattcaaagacaagaaatatcaatgatGGTGTATCTGCAAG gtcaaattttgttcaaCTTGAAATATACCTGGAACGATTAAGTTATGAAGTGACTTCGGAATATAAAGCATACACA TGGGAAGACTTGCTGAGCGATATCGGTGGCACACTTGGTCTGTACATCGGACTGTCTATCATCACTGTATGTGAATTTATCAAGTTCGTTGCGGATTTGTGTCGTCATTGGTCCACGAGTGGCGATCGGAATGCAATGCCAAAACATGCCATAGATGGGTGA